The Deefgea tanakiae DNA segment AAGCTGTCGGACGAGTTCAATAATCGGATCGGTTCCCATTAGCTCAGAATGGCTATTTCGCGCCTCAGTTACGCCGTCGGAGAAAAGCAGTAGTAAATCACCTGGTTTAAAATCATATTCAATGGTTTTGTAGAGCTCTTTGGGGTCAATTCCAATCGGAAGATTGTCGCCCGATAGCATTTCAACACGGCCATCATCATGAAACAGCAAGCCCTCTGGGTGCCCCGCATTGATGAAGTGCAAGGCGTTTTTATGCATATCAATACGAGCATAGGCCAAGGTGACAAATGATTCGAGTCGCCGCAATTCAGGTGTGATCCGCGCATGTAATTGGTTGATGATGCTTTCACATGATGGACGAACCCCTTGTTGTAATGAGGGCCAGAGTGTTTCAGCCATGATTCGAGTGTATTGATTTTTGAGTGCGGCCCCGATCATTGCCGCGGCAACGCCTTTGCCCATGACGTCGCCCGTCAACACATCAAAGCAGCCCGGTTCAATGGGGAAAAAATCAAAAAAGTCACCATCAATGCCTTGTGATGGTTGCGTGAAAGCCGAGATTTCCAAGCCCGCAACTTTAATTGGCGCTCCAAAGAGTAAAGATTGCTGAATGTCATGCCCCATTTTTAATTCACGTTCGCGGGCAGCGGTGAGCGCTGCTTGTTGCGATTTTCTCAAGCTAATGTCACGAATAATCCCCGTAAAGTGGAATTCATCATCATAGCGGGTGGCACTGAGGGATAGCTCTGCGGGAAATTCGCTACCATCACTGCGTTTTGCGCTTACTTCACGGCGTTTGCCGATGACATCGAGTTCGGCCGCTTTGAGAAAGTTAATAATCAATTCAGGAGGAAGGCTTGTATGTGGTTCTGGGGCTAAATTCACTACACTTTGCCCAATGATCTCATCACTTCGCCACGCAAACATTTGTTCTGCGGCGGGGTTAAAACTTTCAATCATGCCTTGATGATTAATCGTAATGATGGCATCGGCGGCTGTATTTAAAATACTTTGCAGTACCGCCCGTTGTTTCTTTAGCCTTTGCGTGAGCTGGCGGGTTTCTTCAAGTGCGGTTTTTTCATCTTGAATGACTTGTAATAAATCAGCCGTCGCATCATGGACGGCAAAATTACTGAGTGATAATTGATGCCTTTGTAATTGGCTAACATCGGATAACCACGGTGAGCCAACAAAAATAAATTGCTCTGCGTTTTCGTTGGTACGAATAAATTGACCGCGTAGCCGAAGATCTGAATCAATACAGCGAAAAACAAATAAAGAATGCTGATTGTTGCGGATTAATTCGCCTGTAAACGGGGGGTGAGGGCGTTTTAATTGCAGAAAGTGTTCGATGG contains these protein-coding regions:
- a CDS encoding SpoIIE family protein phosphatase, whose protein sequence is MPYETTLPNGAINSLFPFHFVLNAELCLVGLGPSIPLILPLMDIGLPIEHFLQLKRPHPPFTGELIRNNQHSLFVFRCIDSDLRLRGQFIRTNENAEQFIFVGSPWLSDVSQLQRHQLSLSNFAVHDATADLLQVIQDEKTALEETRQLTQRLKKQRAVLQSILNTAADAIITINHQGMIESFNPAAEQMFAWRSDEIIGQSVVNLAPEPHTSLPPELIINFLKAAELDVIGKRREVSAKRSDGSEFPAELSLSATRYDDEFHFTGIIRDISLRKSQQAALTAARERELKMGHDIQQSLLFGAPIKVAGLEISAFTQPSQGIDGDFFDFFPIEPGCFDVLTGDVMGKGVAAAMIGAALKNQYTRIMAETLWPSLQQGVRPSCESIINQLHARITPELRRLESFVTLAYARIDMHKNALHFINAGHPEGLLFHDDGRVEMLSGDNLPIGIDPKELYKTIEYDFKPGDLLLLFSDGVTEARNSHSELMGTDPIIELVRQLYQAQLPAAIVLQRLRQIVDLFEDSHERSDDFTAISLYRHPISGLHSHEFPRNMRVLAEIRHWLSERVQLSPTQHDKLNLAAVEVATNIIRHVSAPLADTPFVLHLLQLPTTLTLEFYYVGAPFDPTLAEAPDFSGKKEGGFGLFIIQNCVDQVDYLIPAEQVNLIRLQLKELSN